The nucleotide window TGCGAAGAGGCCGGCGAGAAGGGCGAGGACAGACACCATAATTCATCTTTCGGACGGAATGTAATATAGCACCGGGGAGCGATGTCTCCCACTCGGTTGCCCGCTCACTACTATACATTCTTGACCTTGGTACTGGTCGGCGAGTAGGGTAGCTTTCCCGGTCAAGCTCCTACTACGCATCCACTAGCCCTTGACGCACCGACCGCCACCCGAACCACAGCACTCCGAGAACGAGACCGGTCATATGCGACGACACCGACACGCCCCCCGGTCGAGGCTCAAGGCCGACGAACCGCTGTACAGTCATCCACGAGTCTACGCTCAAGTAGACCAAAACGAGCAAAATCCCGAGTCCGACGGCCACCTCCTTTGCATCGCACTCGAAGGACTCGATCCGCTTGGCGAGATCGACGAGTAAGACCGGAAATACGTATCCGGTTAGCGCCATTGTCAACCCGCTCGCTCCTCTCGACAACTCACCGTACTCCAACACGACTGGGAGATGTAGAGCGAGATAGGGAATCATCACAACGAAGAAGAGGAAGGGCAACCAGCCCACCCGATGCTCCACCCACGCACCGAGAACGACGAAGACGAGAAGATTCTGCCAGATGTGTCCGAAGCCTGCGTGCATCCACGGGGCGAGGAGCGTATAGTTCAACGGCGTGATCGCGGGCGAGACGAAGTAGACAACTACCATCCCAGTCGCGAGAGCAAACGTCACCCACGGAACGTCGTTGATTGTCACCATCTATATCGATGACTCATCTTCGGCATATATCCCCAGGTATCGACGAGACAGCACGAAACTTCGTTAGCTATGGAAGAACGCGCATTCCTTTGTCATATAGATTTGAGTATCACCGATTGACGATCCCTCGCATTTCCCACCCGGCTTGACGTTATCGCACACCAGTTCACCACGTCGCGGACACTTGTCCACCGGGTTCCATTCATCAAGCATTCCACCTAACAGTTCGCTGTGGGAAATGGTAGATGCCGACACGCGAAATGAGAACTCGTTGTAGGTCTTCGGCTCTTATGGTCAAAACCAGGTGATGATGCGCACCTGTACCCGGATACCTGGTCTCCTCGATCCGCTTTTCCCTATCAACTAAGTGGTGTGGATGGTTCGAGATGATATATGACTCTTCGCACCGACGGGAGGGGAACTTCCCTACCGTCGCTTGGCTCGACATATTCTCACGACGAGGTGTCGATGGCACTCACCAGATGCGGACTCCTCGTGGATAGAGCGGAGACGCTCGCTCGGCTGTACGCCCACCATCGGGACTGGACTGTCGTCGAAGAGAAATGGGTTGAAGAACGCTTCGACGAGCGCAGCACGCGTGGGAGTTCGAAAACAATCTACCGGGCTCTCAGTTCCCGTTTCAAGACTGCTGGTAGCGAACTCCCGTCTATCGTCCAACTCCCCTCCGTCCTCGACCAGTGTGAGACGGTGCGCGACAAAGCTCAGGTGCTGTACTTCTACTTGCTGGAGGACGACCCACTCGTGAAGTACACCGTTCACCGGTACGTCGACCAACTTCAGGAATCCGGTGTCGAGGGACTGAATTTCGAGCAGGAGACGGTCAATCGCCTTCTGAACGAGTTCCACTACGACGACGGAAGCGAGTTTGACTATGCGGAATCGACGACCCGTCGATGGGGAGAAGGACTCCGATCGGTGATGCGAGAAATCGGTGTTCTCGATACCCAGCAGTCTCTTCGAGGGCAAATTCCCAACATGGGAACGACGCCACTACTCGTGGCGTCAGGTTACTCGTGGGAGACCCACGGGGATGACTGGCTCTCCCAGCCGACTGGCTGGCTCTACCTCTTCCAATCGGAACAGTACTGGGACTCCTTGGCCGAACGAGTGAGCGACGATTCAAACTGGGAAGCGAGTGGGATTCACGGTGAGCTGAGACTCCAGCCGGTCAGCGATACATACGACTGGGCCGAACCATGGGAGGGCAAAGTATGACTGACGAGAGCTGGTTCGCAACCGATGTCGGGAGCGATTTCGAGGAGTCTGTCCGCATTGACCGCGAAGACGACGGTCGTGATCACCGGCTGCAATCAATTGATACCTACCACGTGACGGCGGAGTCCGAGGAATTCATGTCCGACTTCTTTTCGCGCCTGCTCGGCCGTTCCGAGGATATGCGGTCGGGTGCGAACTACTGGCTCTACGGGTACTACGGGAGCGGAAAGAGTCACCTCCTCAGCGTGCTTCGTGGCCTGCTGGATAGCGAATGGCTTCGAGAGCGCGAGGATGTCTGGGAGCAGCTAACCGACGGTCGTGAGCTGGACACGCTTAAGTCCATCTGGTCATCGATCCACGAGGAATACGAGATCATTCCGATCTCGGTGAACCTCTTGAAGCATCAGGGCCAGAAGAAA belongs to Halococcoides cellulosivorans and includes:
- a CDS encoding BrxA family protein, producing MALTRCGLLVDRAETLARLYAHHRDWTVVEEKWVEERFDERSTRGSSKTIYRALSSRFKTAGSELPSIVQLPSVLDQCETVRDKAQVLYFYLLEDDPLVKYTVHRYVDQLQESGVEGLNFEQETVNRLLNEFHYDDGSEFDYAESTTRRWGEGLRSVMREIGVLDTQQSLRGQIPNMGTTPLLVASGYSWETHGDDWLSQPTGWLYLFQSEQYWDSLAERVSDDSNWEASGIHGELRLQPVSDTYDWAEPWEGKV
- a CDS encoding rhomboid family intramembrane serine protease, whose protein sequence is MVTINDVPWVTFALATGMVVVYFVSPAITPLNYTLLAPWMHAGFGHIWQNLLVFVVLGAWVEHRVGWLPFLFFVVMIPYLALHLPVVLEYGELSRGASGLTMALTGYVFPVLLVDLAKRIESFECDAKEVAVGLGILLVLVYLSVDSWMTVQRFVGLEPRPGGVSVSSHMTGLVLGVLWFGWRSVRQGLVDA